One Clostridium cagae genomic window, AAATTAAGTCCAATAAATATTAATACACTTTATTATAATAAAATCAAGTTATTTATATAAGATAACATATTTTTAACAATAATGCTTAGTAATAATTGAAAACATATATATTATAATAGATAATGTTTTTATAAATTGATTTGTTTTAAATCGATATTTACGTTTTAATATAATGTAATATTAGGATTATACTAAAATAGAAATATTCATTTAAAAGATGGTTAGGAGAAAAAGAGATGATAGAAATAAAATTACCAGGAAGTAAGAAGCTTAAATTAAAAATACTAATAATATTATTAGCAATAACTTTATTAATATTAGTATTTGAAGGAATTAACAACAGGAAGAAAAATGATATTACTAATAAGGAAAACATAAAAAATGCAGAATTTATTGATGGAAATAATGTAAATTTAAATAAAGAAATTAAGAAAGATGAAAATAATAAAATAGAAAATGAAAAAGAATATAAATTATGTAATGAAGCGTATACTTTATTTTTTTCAGGAGAATACGACAAATCTATTGAAAAATCAAATGAAATAATAAGTGAATTTCCAAACAATGCAAAGGGATATAATATAAGAGGAATAGCTAAATCCTATAATGAAAGTTTCGAAGCAGGTATGAAAGATATTGATAAAGCTTTAGAAATTGAACCACAATATGGGTATGCAGTTTTTAATAAGGCATTAACTTATGAACTGTATGGAAAATTAGATGAAGCATTATTGTGGTATAATAAAAATTTAGAGATAGAAAATTACATATGGACTTATTATGGTATAGCATCTATATATGGAAGAAGAGGAGATGTTCAAAATACTGTAAAATATTTAAGTAAAGCAATAGAAATAGATGAAGTTGTAAAAAAAGAAGCGAGGGATGAAGCAGATTTTAATCCAGTAAGAGATTCTAAGGAATTCAAAGACTTAATTAATAATTAGTAAACTCAGTTTATGCTATATAAGCAGAGTTTTTAATTTTATAGTGCAAATAATATTAATATTGGGAGTTGATAAATTATGTATAACGTATTGGTTGTAGATGATGAAAAGGAAATAAGAGATGCCATTGAAATATATTTAAGAGGAGAGAATCTAAAAGTTTTTAAAGCTGCAGATGGATTAGAAGCATTAGAAATTCTTAATAATGAAAAAATACATGTTATTGTATTAGATGTAATGATGCCTAAACTTGATGGAATAAGAACATGTTTAAAAATTAGAGAAACAGAAAATTTACCAATAATTATGTTGTCAGCAAAAGGTGAAGATTCAGATAAAATTCTTGGTTTAAATGTTGGAGCTGATGATTATATAATAAAACCATTTAATCACCTAGAATTAGTTGCTAGAGTAAAGTCTCAATTAAGAAGATATGATAAACCATTAAACATAGAAGATGAAGAGCAAGTATTAACGGTGAAAGATTTAGTTATAGATACTGTATCTAAGAGTATTATTGTACGAGGTGAAGAAATTAAAGTAACGGCTACAGAATATAAAATATTGCATTTATTAGCTTCAAATTTAGGTAAAGTATTTTCTATAAAAGAGATATATGAAAAGGTATGGGATGAACCATTTTATAAAAGTGAAAATACAGTTACTGTTCATATAAGAAGGATAAGAGAGAAAATAGAAATAAACACAAAAGAGCCTGAATATATTAAGGTGGTGTGGGGCATTGGATATAAGATTGAAAAGGAAATTTAAAGCTAACTTAAAAAGCTATTTAAAGGGAATATATCTAATAGATATACTATTAATGGTATTAATAACAGGAATGTTGTTTTCATCAGTTTTTGAATATAAAGATTTTCTGAAGCAAAATAATAATATAAGCTTAATTAAATCTGCATTTAATGAAAAGGAATATGAAACAAAAAAGCTTTATGAAGATAGTAAAGGATTTTCACAAATAATATATGAAACTACAGATGGATTGTATGACCTATTAACTGGAAGTAATGAAATCAAAGAAAAAATAGGGCAGTTAATGAAATATTTCAATAATGATGTAGAAGAATATACTAGTGATTTTAAATTAAAAGATAATGTTTATTTTATAATTAGAAATAAGCATACTAAAGAATTATATACAAATGATCCATTCTTAGATTCATCTATTAAATACATAAAGGAAAATCAAATAGATGATTTATTAAACAATAGATTTAAGAAACAAGGTGTAGTAAGCATCAAATTTGATAATGAAAAAGAGTATAATTATTTGGTAAGTAAAGGATTAGTAAATTACTTAGATGATACAATCAAAAATTTTGAAGAAGTTTATTACACATCCACAGATACCTATAAACAAGAATTAATGAATATAAGAAAAGAAATAATTAGTCTATCTCTTTTATTATTAGTTTATGTATTTTTAATTATTAAAACAGTATTAATAATAGCCAGAAGAGGAAACAAGGAAGAGAAAATAAAATCAGATATATTAAACAGCATAATGTTTGTTATTAGAAATGGATTTAAATATAAAGAAACAAGTAAAACATTATTACTATCATTGGGAATAATAATAATAATATTAATTACTTATCTTTATTTCTTAGCCACTGGTGGATATGAAAATAATATGTTTGTACGATTCTTTCAAACATATCCATTTAAAGGAACTATTTTAATAATAACAGGACTAGTTTTAACGGTAATATTTAATGTAAAAAAAACATTGGATATTGCAATAATAAATGAAGGTCTTGAGAAGCTAAATGAAGGAAATTTAGATGAAGATATACCTGCCTTTGGTTCAATTACTATTAGAGAATTAATTAATAATATTAATTTAATAAAAGAAGGATATAAAAATTCATTATACGAAAGAGTTAAGGATGAAAAATTGAAGACAGAGCTTATATCAAATGTATCACATGATTTGAAAACTCCATTAACTTCAATAATAAATTATGTAAATATATTAAAAAATAATGATATAACTGATGACGAAAGAAAAGATTATTTAGCTATACTTGATTCAAAATCATTAAAACTAAAATCATTAATTGATGATTTATTTGAAATGTCAAAAATAAATAGTGGGAAAATAATATTAAATAAAGATAAATTAGATATACTTTCATTGATACATCAAGGCATAGGAGAATATAGTTTTCTTTATGAATATAAGAATATAAACTTTAAGGTTATTAGTAATGAAGATGATATGTTTATGGAGTTAGATGGAAAATTGATTTCTAGAGCATTGGAAAATATAATAATTAATGCTTTAAAATACTCATTAGATAATACTAGGGTTTATATAGAAATAGAAAAGTATGATGAGCGTGTTGAAATTATAGTTAAAAATATAGCGAATTACGAAATGGACTTTGATGAAGAAGAGATATTTGAGAGATTCGCAAGAGCAGATAAATCTAGAAATTCAAGTGTTGAAGGTTCAGGATTAGGTCTTGCAATCACAAAAAGTATAGTTGAATTACATGGTGGTAAAACTAAAATAGAAAGAGAAGGTGATATGTTTAAAATATACATAATATTACCTTTGAATAATAAAGATTGTTAATAAATAAAATTTATTGATTAAGTGGTTAATTCATAGTAAATTAGAGATTAACCACTTTTTTTATAAATAAATATGATTTTTGGCATTTTACAATTATCATGTTTGGAATTATACTATAAACATTGAAAAAACGATATATTGTATATTGGATTTAGTTAATAAATAAATATACACTATATATAGTAGGGGAGCGAAAATATTGATGTTAAGGAAACTTTGTAATTTAGCAATAGAAGGAATTAAAGATAATGACGGTACGTATACAGAAGAAAAACTATTGAAAGCGTTAGAACACATAATAAGAGATGCAATGGATATTAATGATATTAGAAAATCTTTAATTCAGGTTTCTTTAGACTTAACAAGTGATATGGAACCTAATTGGCAGTATGCAGCATCAACAGTATATATATATGAACTTTACGACAAAGTAAGAAAAAATAGAAATTTAGATGTTAAGAAAAATTTATATGATAACTATTATGAATTTATTAAAGAACTAACAGAAAAAAATTTTTATGGAGAGTATATTCTAGAAAATTATTCTAAAGAAGATATATTAGAATTAGAAAAAGAAATTAAACCAGAAAGAGATTTTCTTTTTAACTATAGTGGAATAGATCTTGTAACTAAAAGATATTTAGTTCAGGATTTTAATAGAAGTGTTATAGAACTTCCTCAACAAATGTTTATGGGGATTGCTATGCATCTTGCTATTCCAGAAGTTAAAGAAAAAAGAGTATATTGGGCAAAGAGATTTTATAATGTTTTAAGTGAGCTTAAAGCAACAATGGCAACTCCTACTATGTCAAATGCAAGAAAGCCTTTTTATCAATTAAGTTCTTGTTTTGTTGATACTGTTGATGATAGTTTAGAGGGAATATATAAGTCATTAGATAACTTTGCTAAAGTATCTAAATTTGGCGGTGGAATGGGAATATATATAGGTAAAATTAGATCATTAGGTTCACCTATTAGAGGTTTTAAAGGAGCATCAGGGGGAGTAATTCCTTGGGTAAAATTATTTAATGATACAGCAATCGCAGTAGATCAATTAGGTGTTAGAAATGGATCAGTTGCAATTTGGCTTGATGCTTGGCATAAAGATATACCTGAATTTTTACAAATTAGAACTAATAATGGAGATGACAGAAAAAAAGCACATGATGTATTCCCAGGAGTTTGTTATCCAGATTTATTCTGGAAACTTGCAGAAGAAAATGTAGATAATGATTGGTACATGATGTGTCCACATGAGATAAAAAACGCAAAAGGATATTCTCTTGAAGATTTCTATGGTGAAGAATGGGAGACTAAATATTTTGAATGTGTTGAAGATGATAGAATTGAAAAAAGAAGTATTAAAATTAAAGATTTAGTAAGATTAATAATTAAAAGTGCAGCAGAAACAGGAGCGCCTTTTGCATTCTTTAGAGATAATGCAAATAAGATGAATCCTAATAAGCATAAAGGTATGATATATTCTTCGAATTTATGTACAGAAATTATGCAAAACATGAGTGCTATGAAAGTTAATGGAGATACTATTATTAAGGAAAATGATAAATATAATGTAGTACAAAATATAGAAGCTGGAGATTTTGTTGTATGTAATCTTTCATCTCTAGTACTTGGAAATATAGATGTTCTTAATGATGAGGAATTAGAATGTGTTGTGGAAACACAAATAAGAGCTATGGATAATGTCATTGATTTAAATTATTATTCAGTTCCATTTGCTGAAATAACTAATAAAAGATATAGAGGAATTGGACTTGGAACTAGCGGATATCATCATATGCTAGCTAATAATAAAATACATTGGACAGAAGAAAAGCATAGAACATTTGTTGATAAAGTGTATGAAAAAATAAATTATTATTCAATAAAAGCTAGTATGAATTTATCTAAAGAAAAAGGAAAATATGAGCTTTTTGAAGGATCAGATTGGGATAATGGGAATTATTTTGAATTAAGAGATTATAATGATGAAAAATGGATTGATTTAAAGCAAGAGGTTAAATCATTTGGAATGAGAAATGGTTACTTAATTGCCGTAGCACCAAATGGATCAACAGCTACTATTGCAGGAACTTCTGAGGGAATTGATCCTATAATGGCTAGATTTTATTTAGAAGAAAAGAAAGGAAGTATAATTCCTAAAACTGCACCAAATTTATCAGAAGATAATTATTGGTATTATAATACAGCCTATAATTTGGAACAAGGCTGGTGCGTAGAAATGAATGGTATTAGACAAAGGCATATTGATCAAGGTCAATCATTTAACTTATATATAACAACTCAGTATACAATGAGACAAATAATGAATTTATATATAAAAGCATGTAAATGTGGAGTGAAATCTATATATTACGTAAGATCAAAATCACTAGAAGTAACAGAATGTGAAAGCTGTTCGGCATAAGTGAGAGTTCAAAAGTAAGTGGCCCAATTCTATATTTGGCAACTGGAACTTACTCAGGGGATGAAGTGAGTTTGAAAAATTGATAAAAATTAGATTTGTAATTAAATATTAGTTGAGAATTAAGAGTGGATAATTGATAGTAAAGGAATACGTTTCTTAGTGGAATTTTAAAATATACATTTTTAGAAAGTCAAAAAAACTTTCAACCAAAACTCTCAATTCTCATATATTCACTATCAACTAAAAAGTATGGCGCAGCCATTTCATTTATATTTAAGAAAACGGGAGAAATAATTATGGAAGTAAAGAAAAAACCACTTTTTAATGAATTTGGAGACAGAGATCCTAGATTAAAGAGAGTGATAAATGGAAACACAACTAACTTAAATGATTTTAATAATATGAAATATACTTGGGCATCTGACTGGTATAGACAAGGAATGAATAATTTTTGGATACCAGAGGAAATAAATTTAGCACAAGATTTAAAAGATTATAAAAAACTTTTACCAGATGAAAGAACAGCTTATGATAAAATATTGTCATTTTTAATATTTTTAGATTCTATACAAACAGCTAATTTAAGTAATATAAATAGTTATATTACTGCAAGTGAAATAAATTTATGTTTAACTATTCAAAGTTTCCAAGAAGCCGTTCATTCTCAGAGTTACAGCTATATGCTTGATAGTATATGCTCACCAGAAGAGAGAAATGAAATACTGTATCAGTGGAAAGATGATGAAATTTTACTAAAGAGAAACAAGTTTATAGGCGATTTATATAATGAGTTTATAAATAATCCTAATGAATATAACTTAATAAAAACGTTAATGGCTAATTATATATTAGAGGGTATTTACTTTTATTCGGGATTTATGTTCTTTTATAATTTAGAGAGAAATGGAAAGATGCCTGGTTCAGCTCAAGAAATTAGATACATAAATAGAGATGAAAATACTCATTTATGGTTATTTAGAAATATAATAAAAGAATTACAAAGTGAAAATCCAGAAAGTTTTACAACTGATTTAAAAAATGAACTTAGAGAAATGATGCATATAGGTGTTGAGAATGAAATACTATGGGGACATTATGTAATAGGAGATAAAATTCAAGGAATAAATAAAAAATTAATTGAAGATTATATAAAATATTTAGGAAATAAAAGACTTAAAGAAATAGGCTTAGAACCACTGTTTTCAGGGGATGAGGAAAATCCAGCTACATGGGTTGATGTTGTGGCTAATTCTAATTCTGTAAAAACTGATTTTTTCGAAGCTAAATCGACAGCTTATGCAAAAGTTTCCACTTTAATTGATGATTTATAAGAAATTTTGTGAATTTTTGAAATATTTTTTTAGAAAGTTAGCAATATGCTATTAAATATTTTAAAACTTATGTTATAATAACTAAAGTTAGAATTTTAAATCTAGAAGTTATCCTAAAATAACATAATAGATTAACAACGGTAGATTAAGTTATAAAACAACAATTTTAAATATCGAGGAGGAGTTTTAGAGATGAGAAGAGGTATTGCTGCATCTAAAGGATATGCAATAGGAAAAGTGTTTTTAACTGAAAATGAAGAAATAGTTATAACTGATGCGTCAGTTAGTGATATAGTGAGTGAAAAAGAAAAATTACAAAAAGCATTAGATAGTTCTAAATCACAATTACAAGCTATTAAAGATAAAGCTGAAAAAGAAATGGGAGCAGAAAAGGCTGCTGTTTTCGAAGCTCATATTACATTATTAGATGATCCAGAATTTACTGGAGCAATGATGAGTGAAATAGAAACAAACAGTATAAATGGATTAAAAGCTATAGAAAATGTTACAAATAGCTTTGTAACTATATTTGAATCTATGGATAATGACTACATGAGAGAAAGAGCTGCAGATATAAAAGATGTATCTAAAAGAATAATATCTAATTTTGCAGGTAAAGGCGGAGATGCTTTTGCAATCACTGAAAACAATACTGTAATCGTTGCTCATGATTTAACACCATCTGATACTGCTCAATTAGATAGAAGCAAAGTAGTAGGATTTATTACTAATATAGGTGGAAGAACTTCACATGCAGCTATTATGGCTAGAACATTAGAAATACCAGCTGTACTTGGTTTAGGTGATATTACAAGTAGTGTTAAAAATGGAGATATGATTATAGTTGATGGATTAACTGGAGACATAATTATTAACCCTTCAGAAGAAGTTTTAACAGAATATAGAGCTAAACAAGAAAAATTTAAAGCAGAACAAGAAGAATTAAAAAAATTAATAGATGTAAAGACAACTACTAAGTCTGGTAGAAGAATAGAAGTTTGTGGAAACATAGGTAAACCAGAAGATGTACTTAGTGTTGTAGCAAATGGTGGAGATGGTGTAGGATTATTCAGAACTGAATTCTTATACATGGATAGAGATAGCGCTCCAACAGAAGATGAACAATTTGAAAGCTACAAATTCGCTCTTGAAAAGATGGAAGGTAAGCAAGTTGTTATAAGAACTCTTGATATTGGTGGAGATAAGACTCTTCCATATTTACCATTACCAGAAGAAATGAATCCATTCTTAGGATACAGAGCAATAAGACTTTGTTTAGATAGAAAAGAAATCTTTAAGGTTCAATTAAGAGCATTATTAAGAGCTTCTATATATGGTAACCTTTGTGTTATGTTCCCTATGATTTCAGGTTTAGAAGAATTCTTACAAGCTAAAGAAGTAGTTGAAGAATGTAAAGCTGAATTAAAAGCAGAAGGAAAAGAATATTCAGAAGTAATTCAATGGGGTATAATGGTTGAAATCCCTGCAGCAGCAGTTTATGCTGATGAATTAGCTAAACATGTTGATTTCTTCTCAATAGGAACAAACGATTTAATTCAATATACATTAGCCGCTGATAGAATGAGCGAAAAGGTTTCATACCTTTACAATCCAATGCATCCAGCTGTACTTAGATTAATAAAGATGACTATAGATGGTGCACATAAACATGGAAAATGGGTTGGAATGTGTGGAGAAAT contains:
- a CDS encoding tetratricopeptide repeat protein, giving the protein MIEIKLPGSKKLKLKILIILLAITLLILVFEGINNRKKNDITNKENIKNAEFIDGNNVNLNKEIKKDENNKIENEKEYKLCNEAYTLFFSGEYDKSIEKSNEIISEFPNNAKGYNIRGIAKSYNESFEAGMKDIDKALEIEPQYGYAVFNKALTYELYGKLDEALLWYNKNLEIENYIWTYYGIASIYGRRGDVQNTVKYLSKAIEIDEVVKKEARDEADFNPVRDSKEFKDLINN
- a CDS encoding response regulator transcription factor, whose protein sequence is MYNVLVVDDEKEIRDAIEIYLRGENLKVFKAADGLEALEILNNEKIHVIVLDVMMPKLDGIRTCLKIRETENLPIIMLSAKGEDSDKILGLNVGADDYIIKPFNHLELVARVKSQLRRYDKPLNIEDEEQVLTVKDLVIDTVSKSIIVRGEEIKVTATEYKILHLLASNLGKVFSIKEIYEKVWDEPFYKSENTVTVHIRRIREKIEINTKEPEYIKVVWGIGYKIEKEI
- a CDS encoding sensor histidine kinase; the protein is MDIRLKRKFKANLKSYLKGIYLIDILLMVLITGMLFSSVFEYKDFLKQNNNISLIKSAFNEKEYETKKLYEDSKGFSQIIYETTDGLYDLLTGSNEIKEKIGQLMKYFNNDVEEYTSDFKLKDNVYFIIRNKHTKELYTNDPFLDSSIKYIKENQIDDLLNNRFKKQGVVSIKFDNEKEYNYLVSKGLVNYLDDTIKNFEEVYYTSTDTYKQELMNIRKEIISLSLLLLVYVFLIIKTVLIIARRGNKEEKIKSDILNSIMFVIRNGFKYKETSKTLLLSLGIIIIILITYLYFLATGGYENNMFVRFFQTYPFKGTILIITGLVLTVIFNVKKTLDIAIINEGLEKLNEGNLDEDIPAFGSITIRELINNINLIKEGYKNSLYERVKDEKLKTELISNVSHDLKTPLTSIINYVNILKNNDITDDERKDYLAILDSKSLKLKSLIDDLFEMSKINSGKIILNKDKLDILSLIHQGIGEYSFLYEYKNINFKVISNEDDMFMELDGKLISRALENIIINALKYSLDNTRVYIEIEKYDERVEIIVKNIANYEMDFDEEEIFERFARADKSRNSSVEGSGLGLAITKSIVELHGGKTKIEREGDMFKIYIILPLNNKDC
- a CDS encoding ribonucleoside-diphosphate reductase subunit alpha gives rise to the protein MLRKLCNLAIEGIKDNDGTYTEEKLLKALEHIIRDAMDINDIRKSLIQVSLDLTSDMEPNWQYAASTVYIYELYDKVRKNRNLDVKKNLYDNYYEFIKELTEKNFYGEYILENYSKEDILELEKEIKPERDFLFNYSGIDLVTKRYLVQDFNRSVIELPQQMFMGIAMHLAIPEVKEKRVYWAKRFYNVLSELKATMATPTMSNARKPFYQLSSCFVDTVDDSLEGIYKSLDNFAKVSKFGGGMGIYIGKIRSLGSPIRGFKGASGGVIPWVKLFNDTAIAVDQLGVRNGSVAIWLDAWHKDIPEFLQIRTNNGDDRKKAHDVFPGVCYPDLFWKLAEENVDNDWYMMCPHEIKNAKGYSLEDFYGEEWETKYFECVEDDRIEKRSIKIKDLVRLIIKSAAETGAPFAFFRDNANKMNPNKHKGMIYSSNLCTEIMQNMSAMKVNGDTIIKENDKYNVVQNIEAGDFVVCNLSSLVLGNIDVLNDEELECVVETQIRAMDNVIDLNYYSVPFAEITNKRYRGIGLGTSGYHHMLANNKIHWTEEKHRTFVDKVYEKINYYSIKASMNLSKEKGKYELFEGSDWDNGNYFELRDYNDEKWIDLKQEVKSFGMRNGYLIAVAPNGSTATIAGTSEGIDPIMARFYLEEKKGSIIPKTAPNLSEDNYWYYNTAYNLEQGWCVEMNGIRQRHIDQGQSFNLYITTQYTMRQIMNLYIKACKCGVKSIYYVRSKSLEVTECESCSA
- a CDS encoding ribonucleotide-diphosphate reductase subunit beta — encoded protein: MEVKKKPLFNEFGDRDPRLKRVINGNTTNLNDFNNMKYTWASDWYRQGMNNFWIPEEINLAQDLKDYKKLLPDERTAYDKILSFLIFLDSIQTANLSNINSYITASEINLCLTIQSFQEAVHSQSYSYMLDSICSPEERNEILYQWKDDEILLKRNKFIGDLYNEFINNPNEYNLIKTLMANYILEGIYFYSGFMFFYNLERNGKMPGSAQEIRYINRDENTHLWLFRNIIKELQSENPESFTTDLKNELREMMHIGVENEILWGHYVIGDKIQGINKKLIEDYIKYLGNKRLKEIGLEPLFSGDEENPATWVDVVANSNSVKTDFFEAKSTAYAKVSTLIDDL
- the ptsP gene encoding phosphoenolpyruvate--protein phosphotransferase encodes the protein MRRGIAASKGYAIGKVFLTENEEIVITDASVSDIVSEKEKLQKALDSSKSQLQAIKDKAEKEMGAEKAAVFEAHITLLDDPEFTGAMMSEIETNSINGLKAIENVTNSFVTIFESMDNDYMRERAADIKDVSKRIISNFAGKGGDAFAITENNTVIVAHDLTPSDTAQLDRSKVVGFITNIGGRTSHAAIMARTLEIPAVLGLGDITSSVKNGDMIIVDGLTGDIIINPSEEVLTEYRAKQEKFKAEQEELKKLIDVKTTTKSGRRIEVCGNIGKPEDVLSVVANGGDGVGLFRTEFLYMDRDSAPTEDEQFESYKFALEKMEGKQVVIRTLDIGGDKTLPYLPLPEEMNPFLGYRAIRLCLDRKEIFKVQLRALLRASIYGNLCVMFPMISGLEEFLQAKEVVEECKAELKAEGKEYSEVIQWGIMVEIPAAAVYADELAKHVDFFSIGTNDLIQYTLAADRMSEKVSYLYNPMHPAVLRLIKMTIDGAHKHGKWVGMCGEMAGDEAAIPTLVEYGLDEFSMSATSILNAKKIILEQE